The Brassica napus cultivar Da-Ae unplaced genomic scaffold, Da-Ae ScsIHWf_1666;HRSCAF=2287, whole genome shotgun sequence genome includes the window gcgaatgcagaatgcttagatgatatcgctaagttgtggatagttaggtattctggaattagtctttatgctagattctggaatgtggttgattgtgttgtgattattacttgaaaccttgtgttatttttaccgggtttagtattaatcgtatattggccgatagcatttgtgtaacccacaatgctaggcatattggggtgagttagtgttccttcagacctcgtacccggcgggttcaaggaaaccccttattcgctggatcgggaagactcagacgaacggtgtcatgtactatggctgagtattacacgacggtgtaatgggacagtgacccgaaggactgtgggctgtcgcgcggtgacccgaaggactgtgggccgcggtcggttgaaagttccttcttccggctttgtggtagggagataggatattgccgatagtgaaggaggaactaacgtcaccagggcccgagtttgttatatatattatatcgtgttttgggttgttaaaccctggtttaaatcgagtttgagtttggtgataagctagtaattagcgtaatgctagttatcttgctatggtttaccgctgcgtatttcgaatattgcttattgttattgaattgtgttgttaggtgaacctctcgctttagattgtttggggtgggatagcgaggggttgtatttgttagtgggggattgtaactcgctgagtaatgctagattactcactcctcactcgttgttgttttcaggtgaccagtagtgagctcgtagaaagcgcgggaggctaggctggctggtgtagatttgcatctttttgcttaagacgctttcagactataagtatgtactttctctttcttggcatgccaccacttggagtacgggttgagaagccttaggctttggtctgacgggacgtgttagtgggcggcctgGCCTAGTTACGAATTGCACTTTTTGTAACTTTGGCTGGATTGCCCGTTAACCCGTCTTGTAGCGCTCCTGAGccttggtagacggtcgggccgtcggtcatgttcttgtttgattgttggccggtggtttgacctatgcctagaacggtttgggggtgttacagaggtggtatcagagcatggtttcgtccatgcgtgacacaagtgctttttttaacggttttatcgagtcaaaggaGTCGCAAAAAGATGATTAGGAAACCAGCCGCTTCCCGTGGTAGGAATATGACTTACCCTTTTTATTGTGTGCAGATGGCTAATCGCGGGACAGGTGATGATGGACGAGGTCGGATATGGGGAGAGGGTATGGATTGGACAGGCGGAGGATTGGGTCACAGATCAGATCAGGATAATGGAAATGGCATTagtgagatgtttggacacGATAGGAGCCCTCTGCAGAGAACAAGATCTTTTCCTGTTTACGGTAACAGGACTAGAGTGAGAGATGACAGTTTGGCGAGTATTGGCCCAAGTCATAATTGGGACCAGAGACATCAACATAATCAATCCGTTCAATCAAACCCAAGGCCAGATCAGAACCATGCCACCGAAAGACCACAAGATCATGGAACCGAAAACACCTTGAAGCTTTTACATGACGTGATGACCGAGGCACTTGGTAACCAAGGCAGGTGTACTCAACCCCCTGAAGTTTCCAAGCTATTATCTACCATGAAGAACATTGGATCCTACAAGTTCAAAGGAGGATCCGATCCTATTGAGGCCGACAAGTGGATTACTATGATGGAGAAGAATTTTGAAGCCATGGAGTGCCCGGAGGAGTATAAGAAGAAGATCGCTGTGTACTACTTGGAAGGCGACGCCACAGGATGGTGGGACAGCATAGACAGACAGCGTGGACACAACATCACATCATGGGAGTCGTTCAAGGGAGAGTTTGAGAGGAAATACTTTCCTCCAGAAGCAAAGCATCGATTGGAGCGCCAGTTCATGAACCTTGTTCAAGGAGATAGGCCAGTGAGGAGTTACGAATCTGAGTTCACAAGGTTGAGGCGACATGTCTTTGATGGGCGTGAAGATGAAGCAACTATGATCCGTAACTTTATGTACGGATTGAAGCCGGAGCTtggaagtcgtttagctggaagcAACTTTAGCAGCTTATCTGAGCTAGTGGAAAAAGCTGTTAATGTTGAAACTGTATTGGAGGCTGAAAGGAAGACCTTACCACATTCTGGTGGACACACCAAGTTTAGCCAAGGAGAAAGGCCAAATTTCAACAAGGGTCCAAGATCTTACAAAGGAAAAGGGCGAGGATTTGGAGGCCAAGCCAACAATCGTGGTAACACTGTGGTGTGTTACATATGTGATCAACCGGGACATATTTCTAAGTTTTGTCCCAACAGACAACGGAGTAACCAGCAGGGTTATTCATCTATAAGGATGGAAGAtgttacttgtttctcttgcggTATGAAGGGCCATTATGCATCGTCATGTCCAAACAAGCCAATCCCTGCGACCCCTCTCGCAATCCGAGCTCCTCCTAGCCGTCCAGCTATTGAGCCAGCaccaaagaagcaaaacctAGGAGGTAGAGTTTATGCCTTAGGTGTAGAAAACCCAGACAATGCAGGACCGTCAAGCGGTCCCATCACAGGTATTGTGGGTGCTTAACCTCCTCTTTTATTGAATGGAAATTTAGTTGCTGGAATCTAGTTAGTATGCTGGTTAGTATAGATTGCTTGATCGCTAGGTTGCGCGTTTAGAAATTTAGGATGATGATTGATGGTTGTGagaattttgattagtttttgtGATTGAGATATTGTTGATTGGATTACTGTGGCAGGAACCATACATGTTGCTGGTAAacccacacatgtattgttcgactcgggggcaacacatagttttgtgacccCTGAAGTAGCTGCCCGGTTTTGGGATTGTTTTGTGGTTGACAGGATAGACGTGGCCGTTTGACCCCCGCAGACCGAACCCTTCAAGCAAATCAGTGTATCAAGAATGTTCCATTGGTCATTCAAGGCAAAGAATTTGTGGCAGATCTGTTTGTCGTGCCTTTAAAAGGGTACGAGGTAatccttggaatggattggttATCGAGCTACGGAGTTCAGATCGACTGTGGAAAGGGAAGGTTGTTGTTCGGCAGAGGTAAACGACCAGAGATGGTATACTATGGAATCAGTCCTAGTATGACCGTGTCTTTGGTAGCAGCGATGAGAgtacaagatttgtttcaagACGGGGATGATGTATTTGGTGACCTTATCGGTTAGTGGAGGAGCCACTAATGATGAAGTTAAGGTCGAAGACATAGAAGTGGTCCAAGAGTTTGAGGATATCTTTGCACCACTAAAGGAATTACCTCCACCTCGGAGTAATCCCTTTACCATTACTTTGGAGCCTGAAGCAAAACCTATAGCTAAGGCACCATATCGGATGGCACCTGCGGAATTAGCCGAGCTAAAGAAACAATTGGAAGATCTATTGGAAAAGGGATTCATCCGGTCGAGCTCTTCACCTTGGGGAGCTCCTGTGttatttgtgaagaagaaggacggAAGCATGAGGTTGTGTATCGATTATCGTGGTATCAACAACATCACGATAAAAGATAAGTATCCTCTTCCGAGGATAGACGAGTTGTTAGACCAACTAAAGGGAGCTAGTTGGTTttcgaagattgatttggcatcAGGGTATCACCAAATTCCTATTGCCAAGTCAGACATTATGAAGACGGCGTTTCGGACGAGGTATGGGCAGTACGAGTTTGTagttatgccctttggtctcacaaACGCACCTGCGGCTTTCATGCGTTTGATGAATGAAGTGTTTCACGACtatctcgacaagttcgtgatCATTTTCATTGATGACATCCTGGTGTACTCGAGAAGTAAGGAGAGCACAAAGAGCATCTGAGACTGGTTATGGAGAGGTTACGGAATCAGAAGCTATTTGCCAAGTTCAGCAAGTGCTCGTtttggaagagagagataggattTCTGGGTCACATAGTATCAGGAGAGGGCGTGGCTGCTGATCCAGAAAAGGTCCAAGCCATACGAGAATGGCCTCGACCTACCACTGTGACAGAAGTGAGGAGTTTTCTCGGACTTGCGGGCTATTATCGGAAGTTT containing:
- the LOC125598242 gene encoding uncharacterized protein LOC125598242; amino-acid sequence: MIRKPAASRGRNMTYPFYCVQMANRGTGDDGRGRIWGEGMDWTGGGLGHRSDQDNGNGISEMFGHDRSPLQRTRSFPVYGNRTRVRDDSLASIGPSHNWDQRHQHNQSVQSNPRPDQNHATERPQDHGTENTLKLLHDVMTEALGNQGRCTQPPEVSKLLSTMKNIGSYKFKGGSDPIEADKWITMMEKNFEAMECPEEYKKKIAVYYLEGDATGWWDSIDRQRGHNITSWESFKGEFERKYFPPEAKHRLERQFMNLVQGDRPVRSYESEFTRLRRHVFDGREDEATMIRNFMYGLKPELGSRLAGSNFSSLSELVEKAVNVETVLEAERKTLPHSGGHTKFSQGERPNFNKGPRSYKGKGRGFGGQANNRGNTVVCYICDQPGHISKFCPNRQRSNQQGYSSIRMEDVTCFSCGMKGHYASSCPNKPIPATPLAIRAPPSRPAIEPAPKKQNLGGRVYALGVENPDNAGPSSGPITGTIHVAGKPTHDRRGRLTPADRTLQANQCIKNVPLVIQGKEFVADLFVVPLKGYEVILGMDWLSSYGVQIDCGKGRLLFGRGKRPEMTGMMYLVTLSVSGGATNDEVKVEDIEVVQEFEDIFAPLKELPPPRSNPFTITLEPEAKPIAKAPYRMAPAELAELKKQLEDLLEKGFIRSSSSPWGAPVLFVKKKDGSMRLCIDYRGINNITIKDKYPLPRIDELLDQLKGASWFSKIDLASGYHQIPIAKSDIMKTAFRTRYGQYEFVVMPFGLTNAPAAFMRLMNEVFHDYLDKFVIIFIDDILVYSRSKESTKSI